One Coffea arabica cultivar ET-39 chromosome 5c, Coffea Arabica ET-39 HiFi, whole genome shotgun sequence DNA window includes the following coding sequences:
- the LOC113690508 gene encoding protein S40-4 has translation MSSAEGKYSLYRQGSSGWSTLRNEEFQEQDVWGILGRSKELKKSNSDSYRESSSMVSRRRPTSSRMIPKATSSNSGTEPKIIQQSAPVNIPDWSKIYGSSSKKPSNTDSRLDDHGNSDGVMNNSWDSDEEEEDDGSVVPPHEWIARKLARSQITSFSVCEGVGRTLKGRDLSNVRNAVLTKTGFLE, from the coding sequence ATGTCATCAGCTGAAGGCAAGTATAGCTTGTACAGGCAAGGCAGCTCTGGTTGGTCAACCTTGAGGAATGAAGAATTTCAAGAACAAGATGTCTGGGGTATTCTCGGGCGAAGTAAAGAATTGAAGAAGTCCAACTCTGATTCCTACAGAGAATCGTCCTCTATGGTTTCGAGGCGCCGGCCGACTTCATCGAGAATGATTCCAAAAGCCACCAGTAGTAATTCTGGGACCGAACCCAAAATTATTCAACAGTCAGCCCCTGTTAACATCCCTGATTGGTCCAAGATCTATGGAAGCAGCTCCAAAAAACCATCCAATACTGATTCACGGCTTGATGATCACGGCAATAGCGATGGCGTGATGAACAACAGTTGGGAcagtgatgaagaagaggaagatgatggcAGTGTGGTTCCACCCCATGAATGGATCGCCAGAAAGCTTGCAAGGAGTCAAATAACCTCATTTTCTGTGTGCGAAGGCGTTGGAAGAACACTCAAAGGTAGAGATCTGAGCAATGTCAGAAATGCTGTGTTAACCAAAACAGGATTTCTTGAGTAA
- the LOC113690509 gene encoding heterodimeric geranylgeranyl pyrophosphate synthase small subunit 2, chloroplastic-like gives MARALSSCNGRANLFGSSTSNLLSPASVCYRPLVVRMSREQPYSYWANIEADVETHLKEAIPIRHPVSVFEPMHHLAFAAPRTTAPALCIAACELVGGDRSQAMAAASAVQLMHAAAYAHEQLPLTDRTRPATERRFGPNIELLTGDGMVPFGFELLADSLDSAQNNPDRVLRVMAEIARATGSQGLVDGQFREFIISQSDEEGAVDASSIEYVSRKKEGELHACAAACGAILGGGSEAEIEKLRSYGLYAGTIQGMLHGIGRNQKGVREMVENLRALALKEVESFKKREIEAISSLVQPELSFV, from the coding sequence ATGGCTAGAGCTCTTTCAAGTTGCAATGGAAGGGCGAATCTTTTCGGGTCCTCCACATCAAATCTTCTTAGCCCAGCGTCAGTATGCTACAGGCCTCTGGTGGTCAGAATGTCCCGAGAGCAACCTTACTCTTACTGGGCGAACATCGAAGCGGACGTCGAAACACATCTAAAGGAAGCCATCCCAATCCGGCATCCGGTCTCGGTCTTCGAGCCCATGCATCATCTAGCCTTTGCTGCGCCGAGAACCACAGCCCCCGCCCTGTGCATTGCTGCTTGTGAACTCGTCGGCGGCGACAGGAGCCAGGCCATGGCTGCGGCGTCTGCTGTTCAGCTCATGCATGCAGCCGCGTATGCTCACGAGCAGCTTCCCTTGACCGACAGGACCAGGCCCGCAACGGAACGTAGGTTCGGCCCGAATATTGAGCTCCTGACCGGGGACGGAATGGTGCCATTTGGGTTCGAGCTGCTGGCTGATTCGCTGGATTCAGCCCAAAACAATCCGGATCGGGTGTTGAGGGTAATGGCCGAAATCGCCCGGGCCACAGGATCGCAGGGGTTGGTGGATGGCCAATTCAGGGAATTCATCATCAGCCAATCGGACGAGGAAGGGGCGGTCGATGCGAGCTCGATTGAGTATGTGAGCAGGAAGAAAGAAGGTGAACTGCATGCTTGTGCTGCAGCTTGTGGAGCCATATTAGGAGGCGGCAGCGAGGCAGAAATCGAGAAGTTGAGAAGCTATGGACTCTATGCCGGAACCATACAAGGAATGCTACATGGGATTGGAAGAAATCAAAAGGGAGTGCGAGAAATGGTGGAAAATTTGAGAGCATTGGCCCTGAAAGAAGTGGAGAGTTTCAAGAAGAGAGAAATTGAGGCAATTTCCAGCTTGGTTCAGCCTGAACTCAGCTTCGTCTAA
- the LOC113690510 gene encoding probable beta-1,3-galactosyltransferase 2, with translation MSGKSRGGAESSYKSVVSRRLTVWLCIGCFCAGMLFTDRMWTVPEAKGISRTSSVEDEKLKLVAEDCKNNMKSKSNDIPGEVSKTHHGIQTLDKTISSLEMELAAARALQDSLLTGSPVSGDLKIPELIKRRKYLMVVGINTAFSSRKRRDSVRATWMPQGDRRKKLEEEKGIIIRFVIGHSATSGGILDRAIEAEEKKHGDILRLEHVEGYLELSAKTKSYFTTAVALWDADFYVKVDDDVHVNIGTLGATLSRHLSKPRVYIGCMKSGPVLAQKGVRYHEPEHWKFGEYGNKYFRHATGQLYAISKDLATYISINQHVLHKYANEDVSLGSWFIGLDVEHIDDRQLCCGTPPDCEWKAQAGNICVASFDWRCSGICNSVERIKEVHRRCGEGENALWNAVF, from the exons ATGTCTGGGAAGAGCAGAGGAGGAGCAGAGTCCAGTTATAAAAGTGTTGTCTCTCGAAGATTAACAGTTTGGCTATGTATTGGATGCTTCTGTGCCGGAATGCTCTTCACCGACAg AATGTGGACGGTCCCAGAAGCTAAAGGTATATCAAGGACATCATCAGTTGAAGACGAAAAACTAAAGCTAGTTGCGGAGGACTGTAAAAAT AATATGAAAAGTAAGTCCAATGATATTCCGGGAGAAGTGTCAAAGACGCATCATGGCATACA AACACTTGATAAAACAATTTCAAGTTTGGAGATGGAATTAGCTGCTGCAAGGGCTTTGCAAGATTCCCTACTTACTGGTTCACCAGTGTCTGGGGACTTGAAGATTCCAGAATTGATCAAGAGAAGGAAATATCTCATGGTTGTAGGCATTAACACAGCTTTTAGCAGCAGGAAAAGAAGAGACTCTGTTCGTGCTACCTGGATGCCGCAAG GTGACAGACGCAAGAAACttgaagaagaaaagggcaTTATAATCCGCTTTGTAATAGGTCACAG TGCTACATCAGGTGGTATTCTTGATAGAGCTATTGAAgcagaagaaaaaaaacacGGGGACATCTTGAGGCTG GAACATGTTGAGGGATACCTTGAATTGTCAGCAAAGACCAAGTCATACTTCACTACTGCTGTTGCTCTGTGGGATGCAGATTTCTATGTGAAAGTTGATGATGATGTTCATGTGAATATAG GAACCCTGGGAGCAACTCTATCCAGACATCTCTCCAAACCCAGGGTTTACATAGGGTGCATGAAGTCCGGGCCTGTTCTTGCTCAAAA GGGAGTGAGATATCACGAACCTGAGCATTGGAAGTTTGGAGAATATGGAAACAAGTACTTCCGTCATGCTACCGGTCAGCTATATGCTATTTCAAAAGATTTGGCTACTTATATCTCAATAAACCA GCACGTGCTTCACAAATATGCCAATGAGGACGTCTCACTAGGTTCTTGGTTCATTGGTTTGGACGTGGAGCACATAGATGATCGGCAATTATGTTGTGGAACTCCACCCG ATTGTGAGTGGAAGGCTCAGGCAGGCAACATCTGTGTTGCTTCCTTCGATTGGAGGTGCAGTGGGATTTGCAATTCTGTAGAGAGGATTAAGGAGGTGCACCGGAGATGTGGAGAAGGTGAGAATGCTTTATGGAATGCAGTCTTTTGA
- the LOC113690511 gene encoding CASP-like protein 2D1 — MGIFEENVSGLKVLDCALRLFLVPFSIAAIWLTLTNHQDNSSYGELVSSYFMGLKYMVYISAVSAGYALLAAVSLWVRCLVSKAWIFFVSDQVVAYLMVTAMAALGEILYLSYNGDQKVTWSEACTSYGRFCHRMKLILGFHVVALWCFLLLAVISAYRLFSRFGPPTLSSKEPEEERT, encoded by the exons ATGGGGATTTTTGAGGAAAATGTATCCGGGCTCAAAGTCCTGGATTGTGCTCTAAGGTTGTTTCTTGTTCCTTTTAGCATTGCAGCTATCTGGCTAACCCTCACCAACCACCAAGACAACAGCAGCTATGGGGAATTGGTCTCTAGCTACTTCATGGGGCTCAA GTACATGGTTTACATCAGCGCAGTATCAGCTGGATATGCTCTTTTAGCTGCTGTTTCATTGTGGGTCAGATGTTTGGTTAGTAAAGCATGGATCTTCTTTGTATCTGATCAG GTGGTTGCATACTTGATGGTTACAGCGATGGCTGCATTGGGGGAAATTCTATATTTGTCATATAACGGTGACCAGAAAGTTACATGGAGCGAAGCTTGTACTTCTTATGGAAGGTTTTGCCACAGAATGAAGCTGATTTTGGGATTCCATGTTGTAGCCCTGTGGTGTTTTCTCCTCTTAGCTGTTATTTCAGCTTATAGGCTCTTCAGCAGATTTGGTCCTCCTACCCTTTCTTCTAAAGAGCCCGAGGAAGAACGAACCtga